In Rhodanobacter humi, the genomic stretch AGCTCATGCCGGACAAGAAGCTGCGCCACGACAAGCTGCTGACCCACTGGGCGGCGCACTTGCTGGCGAACGCCAATGCGCTGCCCGTCACCACCCACATCGTGGCGCCCGATGCCATCGTGCAACTGCGCCCGCTGGATACCGCCGACGCACAACGCCATCTCGGCGCGCTGCTCGCCGCCTTCGCCGCCGGCCTGTGCGCGCCGCTGCCGCTCGCACGCAAGACCGCGTTCGCCTGGCTGCAGGTCGAGGCGGCAAACGCAAAAGCCCCGCCGGACAAACAGAAGTCCGCCGCCGCCCTCGCAGACGCAACCGCTGCGGTCGCCAGCAGGCACTACGACCACAGCGACGGCGAGCACGGCCGCGGCGAGGTGGACGAGGAGCCCGCCCTCGCCCGCAGTTGGCCCGACTTCGCCGCCCTGCGCGCCGCCGGCTTCGAGGACTGGCTGCACTTGTACCGCCCCCTGCTGGACGCCGCGTGCGTCGTGGACGACGACGCATGAACAGCACGCAAGCGCTCGACCCGCTGCGCCTGCCGCTGGCCGGCACTCAGCTGATCGAAGCCAGCGCCGGCACCGGCAAGACCTGGACCATCGCCGCGCTGTACCTGCGCCTGGTGCTGGGCCACGGCGGCGGCGCGCCGCTGTTGCCCGCGCAGATCCTGGTGATGACCTTCACCAAGGCCGCCACCGCCGAGCTGCGCGAACGCATCCGCACGCGGCTGGCGGAAGCGGCCGAAGCCTTCCGCGACAAGCGTGCGCCCGACGATTTCCTCGCCGCGCTGATCGCCGACTACCCCGACGCCGAGCAACGCGCCCGTGCCGCGCGCCAGCTGGAACTGGCCGCACAGTGGATGGACGAGGCCGCGGTGTTCACCATCCACGGCTGGTGCCAGCGCATGCTCAGCCAGCACGCCTTCGCCAGCGGCGAGGCCGCGGTCAGCGATACCGTGGCCGACGAAGCCGAGCTGTTGGTCGAAGCCGTGCGCGACTACTGGCGCGGCCATGTGTTCACGCTGGGCCGCGAGGCTGCCGCCGTGTTCCTCGGCGCGTGGAAGACCCCGGCGGAGCTGCAAAAGGCACTCGCGCCCCTGCTGCCCCACGCGGATCGCTTGCAGCTGGGCGGCCAGCCACTGCCCACGCCGCGCGAACCGAAGGACCTGCTCGACGTCCCCGCCGGCGCGCTGCACGAGGCCGAGGCCACGGCCCGACAAGCGTGGCTGGCCGCTGTCGACGCGATCGAGGCCATGCTGCTCACGGCCTCGGATACCAAGGTGCTCAAGGGCAACCTGGTCGTTCCGAAAAACCTTCCCTGCCACCTCGCCACCATGCGCGCGTGGGCCCAGGGCGGCGAACTCGGCGACGATACGCTGGCGCGCTTCACGCAGTCGCGTTTGACCGAATGCACCGCCAAGGACAAGCGAACCCCTGCGCACCCGGCCTTTGCCGCGCTGGAACACTTGCAAGCCCGCCGGGCCGAAACCCTGGCGCTTCCTCCGCTGCTGCTCGCCCACGCCGCCCCATGGGTGGCGCAGCGCGTGGACGAAGCCCGCCGCCGGCTGGCCCAGCTCGGCTACGACGACATGCTGAAACGGCTGGACGCCGCCCTGCATGGCGCGGCGGGCGACGCGCTGGCGCGCCTGATCGCTGCGCAATACCCGGTGGCCCTGGTGGACGAGTTCCAGGACACCGACCCGCTGCAGTGGCGCATCCTGCAACGCAACTACGCGGGCATCGAAGGCAAGGCACTGCTCCTGATCGGCGACCCCAAGCAGGCCATCTACGGCTTTCGTGGCGCCGACATCCACACCTACCTCGCCGCGCGCGAGCAGGCCGGCCAGCCGCACTGGACGCTGGGCACCAACCATCGCTCCACTGCGGCGCTGGTCAAGGCCGTCAATCGGGTCTTCCTGTTTGCCGACCAGTACGACGACGGCGCCTTCGGCTTCGGCAAGGCGCTGCCTTTCATCGAGGTGGCCGCCAAGGGCCGCGCGGAGCAACTTCAGCTCGACGGCGAGACCCTGCCCGCCATGCCCATGGCCGTCCAGACGTCCACATCGACACTCAGCTCGGGCGCCTGGCGCGAGAGCATGGCCGAACACGCCGCCGCGCAGCTGGTGGCGTGGCTGAGCGCCGCGCAGCAAGGCCGCTGCGGCTTCGCGGACGAGCGCGGCAAGCTCACGCCGCTGCAGCCCGGCGACATCGCCATCCTGGTGCGCGACCGGCACGACGCCGCGGCGATGCGCGCGGCACTGCGCGCGCGCGGCCTCGCCCACGTCTATCTCTCGGACAACCAGTCGGTGTACGCCAGCGCCGAGGCCACGGAACTGCTTGCCTGGCTTGCCGCCTGCGCCCAGCCCGGCAACGACCGCGCCATGCGCGCGGCGCTGGCCACGCCGTGCATGGGGCAGAGCCTGGCCGAACTGGATCGTCTGAACACCGACGAGGCGCACTGGGAAGCCTGCGGCGAACACTTCCGCCAGCTGCACGCGCTGTGGCAGCGCCACGGCGTGCTGGCGATGCTGCACGACTTGCTGCACCGCTTCGGCGTGCCGGCGCGGCTGCTCGCCCGCGCCGCCGGCGAACGCGCGCTCACCAACCTCCTGCACCTGGCCGAACTGCTGCAGCAGGCCGCCAGCGGGCTGGATGGCGAGCACGCGCTGATCCGCCACCTCGCCGCGCAAATCGCCAACCCCGCCGGCGGCGAGGCCGCCGAGGAGCAGATCGTGCGGCTGGAGAGCGAGGCCGCGCTGATCAAGATCGTCACCATCCACAAATCCAAGGGCCTGGAATACCCCGTGGTGCTGCTGCCCTTCGTCTGCGGCTTCCGCGAAACCAGCGACAAGAAACCGCTGCTGTGGCACGACGCGCACGGCGCGGCGCACTTCGACCTGCGCCCCGATGCCGAGGCCCGAAAGCACGCCGAGGCCGAACGCCTGCAGGAGGATCTGCGCCTGCTCTACGTGGCGCTCACCCGTGCCCGCCACCTGTGCTGGCTGGGCGTGGCCTGCCTGAAGAACGGCAACGGCAAGGCGTCGGAACTGCACAAGTCCGCCTTCGGTTATGTGCTGGCCGGCGGCCTGCCCATCGAGCCTGTGGAGCTGCGCACGCGCGTCGACCAGCTCGCCCAAGGCCAGGACGCCATCCACGTCGCCGAACTGCCCGAGCAGGCCGACACGCAGCGCTACCGGCCCCAGGGCAACGCGATCCAGCCGCGCGATGCACGCCGTTGCACCCGGCCCCCGCACACGCCGTGGTGGATCGCCAGCTACAGTGCGCTGGCCCAGCACGAGGCAGATGCGTCACACGGTGCGCCGGAAACCGCAGGCCAGTCCACGCTGGCCGAAGCCATCCAGACCATCGACGAAGCGACAGCCGCATCCGGCGAGACTGCCTTGCCAGCAGAAACCGTACCCATGGTGGATACCGGCGTTGCCGGTATCCAGGCCAACATCCACGCCTTCGATCGCGGCGCCGCGCCCGGCACCTTCCTGCATGAGCTGCTGGAGCACTGCGCCGAGGAAGGCTTCGCTCGCGCCGCCGCGCCCTCGCCGCTGCTGCTGGAAACCATCGCGCGGCGCTGCCAGGCCCACAACTGGAAACGCTGGATCGCGCCCTTGAGCACCTGGTTGCCCACCCTGCTGCGCACGCCCCTGCCGCTGCCCAACGGCGACACCATGCCGCTGGCCGCGCTCACCGATCCACAGCGCTACCGCGCCGAGCTGGAATTCTGGTTCGAGGCGAATCACGTGCAGGCGCAGGCGCTGGATCGACTCGTTACGACGCATACCCTGACCGGCGCGCCGCGCCCCGCGCTCGCGCCCACGCTGGTCAACGGCATGCTCAAGGGCTTCATCGACCTGGTGTTCGAACACGAAGGCCGCTGGTACGTGGCCGACTACAAGTCGAACTGGCTGGGCCGCGACGCCGGCGCCTACACTGCGGCGGCGATGCGCGAGTCGGTGCTGCAGAGCCGCTACGACCTGCAGTACGCGATCTACACGCTGGCCTTGCACCGCCAGCTCCAGGCCCGTCTGCCCGGCTACGACTACGCGCGCCACATGGGCGGCGTGCTCTACCTCTACCTGCGCGGCGTGGACGGCGCGGGCCACGGGGTGCACCGCGAACGGCTGCCGTTCGTGCTGGTCGACGCGCTGGACCAGCTGTTTGCCAACGGGGGACTTGCCCGTGCACATGCTTGAAGAGCACCCCACCCCAACCCACGATGCTCCCGCCCCCGTGAGGACGTCATTCCCGCGAAAGCGGGAATCCATCGGCTCGACGAGCTTCCACGGCAACATGGATGCCCGCTTCCGCGAACATGACGACCGCAGACAACCGACGTCAGAAGCATGGCACCGGGAGGATGCATCCCCATGAGCACCGATCTCTCCACCCTGCTCGACCGCGCACTGGAACAGCAGCGCCTGCGGCCGCTGGACGTGGCCTTCGCCCGCTTCCTCGCCGAACGCGATGCGCGGAGCGCGCCCGCGCTGCTGTGGCTGGCCGCCGTGCTCAGCCGGCAGCTGGCCGACGGCCATCTGTGCCTCGATCTGGAGCTGCTGTCCACGCTGGCGCAGGAACAGGACTGGCCCGCCGACTGGTGCGCGCTGGCCGACGAGCTGCGCGCCGGCGGCCTACCCGCCTCGCCGCTGCTCGCCGCGAACCGCGCGGGCGAACCGGATAACGCACCGCTGGTGCTGGACGGCACGCGGCTGTACCTGCGCCGCTACTGGAACCACGAGCGCCAGGTGGCGCAAGGCATCCTCGCCCGCGTGACGCGCGCGGAACCGTCGTCGCCGCACCTCGCCGAGGAATTGGCGCGGCTGTTTCCTACCGATCGTAGGAGCGGCTTCAGCCGCGATAACGATGCCGCAAGCATTCCTGTCGCGGCTGAAGCCGCTCCTACGGCCGCTCCTGCAACAAGCCCCATGCCCGACTGGCCGCGCATCGCCTGCGCGCTGGCCGCGCGCGGCGCCTTCGGCGTGATCACCGGCGGCCCCGGCACCGGCAAGACCACCACCGTGGTGCGCCTGCTCGGTCTGCTGCAGACGCTGCAGCTGCGCGAGCACGCGCAACCGCTGCGCATCCGCCTCGCCGCACCCACCGGCAAGGCCGCGGCGCGGCTCAATGCCTCGATCAGCGCCCAGCTCGCACGGCTGGACGTGGACGCGGCGGTGCGTGCGGCGATCCCCGCCGAGGTCGTCACCCTGCACCGCCTGCTCGGTGCGCGGCCGGACACGCGCCGCTTCCGCCACGATGCGCGCAATCCGCTGCACCTGGACGTGCTGGTGATCGACGAAGCTTCGATGATCGACCTGGAGATGATGGCGGCGGTGCTCGACGCGCTGCCCGGCGACACGCGGCTGATCCTGCTCGGCGACAAGGACCAGCTCTCCTCGGTGGAGGCCGGCGCGGTGCTGGGCGACCTGTGCCGCCGCGCCGAAGCCGGCCACTACGACGCCGCCACTGCGCAATGGATCGAAACCACCACCGGCGACGACATCGCCGCCTTCGTGCAGCCCGGCGCGCAACCGCTGGACCAGCGCATCGCGATGCTGCGCGTGAGCCACCGCTTCGGTGCGGCCAGCGGCATCGGCCGGCTGGCGCACGCGGTGAACGCGGGCAATGCGCCCGCCGTGCAAGGCCTGCTGGCTGCGCCGCCGGAAGATCTCGCCTGGTTGCCGAACGCGGATGCCGCCGCACTGGAAGCGCTGGCGATCGACGGCATCGCCGCTTCGCCCGAGCACGGCGACGCGCCTTGCGGTTATCGCCACTATCTCGAATGGCTGCACGCCCATCGCCCCGCCGCCGACGCCGGCGAGACGGCGCACGAAGCCTGGGCCCGTGGCACGCTGGAAGCATTCAACCGCTTCCAGCTGCTGTGCGCGCTGCGCCGCGGCCCGCACGGCGTGGAAGGCCTGAACCGGCAACTCGCTGCCGCGCTGCGCGCGCGCGGGCTGATCGAAAGCGAGCACGGCTGGTACGAAGGGCGCCCCGTGCTGCTCACCCGCAACGACTACGGCCTGGGCCTGATGAACGGCGACATCGGTCTGTGCCTCCGCCTGCCCGCCGCCGACGGCAGCGGCGGCACGCGATTGACCGTGGCCTTCCTCGCCACCGACGCGGATCGTGCGGGCGGCACGCGGCTGCGCTTCGTCGCGCCCTCGCGCCTCGCCGACGCGGAAACCGCCTGGGCGCTCACCGTGCACAAGTCGCAGGGCTCGGAGTTCGAGCACACCGCCCTGCTGCTGCCGCCCGAGCCGAACGCCGTGCTGACGCGCGAACTGCTCTACACCGGCATCACCCGCGCCCGCCGCTGGTTCAGCCTCGTCGGCAACGCGGCGGTCATCGAGCAAACCATCGACCGCCGCACGCAGCGCCACTCGGGGCTCGCGGCGCGGCTGCAGGGGGATTGAGTTCGGAAACCTGTCCCATGCCTCCGCATGGGACGGGCTCTCACCAGCAACCGGCCGTGGCCGGCTCGCGTGCACCGGTCTGGTCTAGCGAGAGTGTGCTGCACTGGCTGTCACGGCTGGCCTGCGCGCCCTGCGGTGTGGCCGTCAGGCGATAGCTGGCCGCCGCAATCGCCGACGTGGTGTAGCTGTAGTCATTGCCGGTCCGCGCTGCCGACGCGCAATCCAGCACCAGCGTCCCGGCGGAAACCGGGTTCGCCACCGGTGTGGTGCTGGTGTCCTGGTCATAGCGCAGGTTGGTCGTGTAGTAGCGCTCCATGTAGTTCGCATACTCCGACAGGCAGGCCTGCGCCGCCACGCGCTTGGTCTTGACGACATGACGCGTGTACGAGGGAAACGCGATGGCCGCCAGGATCGCGATGATCGCCACCACGATCATCAACTCGATCAGGCTGAAACCGGAACCGCGCGCCATCTTTCGATGACGCCCGATCCACCTGCCCATGGACGCAAGACTTTTCATCACTCGTTCCTCAATGGACGATCAGCTCGCGCCAGGACACGCGCTGCAGTGCGCCGGTCGAACTCGCGGTCTGGGTGCTGGACGTGCTGCCGTTGTCGAAGCTGGTCAGCATCGCGCTGCCGACGAAGATCGGATTGTTCGGCAGCGAGCTGAACCCGATGCCCGCGGCCGGCTTGCCGTCGATCGTGTCGTTGGAATCCACCTTGCCGTCGCCGTTGAGGTCGAAGAACGGCTGTGACGGATTGGTGCCGGTGAACGGATCCAGCGCCAGAATCCAGCCCCTACCGGACGGGTTGCAGGGATCGCTGGCCTTGGGAATGCGCGTGGTGCCCAGCAGCAGGTTGCCCTGGAACTGGTTGGGCGTGACCATGCGTTCGCCCTCGGCACCGGCGATGGGTGACTTCAGGTCGATGTACCAACCCGACTTGCCGGTGATCGACGCATCCGCCGCAGCCGCCTCGCCCAGCGTGGTGACGGCGCGCGCGTTGCCCGCTTCGGCCGTGATGGAACGTTGTACGAGGTTGGCGCTGCGCGTCATGCCCGAAGTCACCGCCAGCCCGCTGGTGCCGGACTGCACGATCAGGCCGTACCAGCTCTGCACGCTGGTATCGGTCAGGTCCGTCGTGCTCAGGTAGCGACCGGTGCCGAAGAACACCCACGTGTTGCCGGTGGCGGGATCCTTGCCGACCAGCATGCCCGCGGTGATCGGCTGCACCTTGTTGCTGGCATCTTTCGCGACGAAGATCTTCACGCCATCGCTGTCCGGCGTCGCCGTTGCGCTGGTGCCGCTGGAATCATTGAGCGTGAACGACCACACGTTGCCGTTCGCGTCGCCCGCGTAGGCCACCGTGCTGATGCCGTTGCCCGACGGATCCATCCACACCGCCGGTGCGGCCAGGCCGCTGGTGTCGGTGGTGGCGTGCGCATGCAGGGTGCCGTTCGCAAGCTCGAATTGCAGCAGCGCCGACTTGCCCGCTGCACTGTTGTAGCCATTGCCCATCAGTACCGACCAGCTGCCATTCGCGGTCTGGGCAATCACCGGCTTGCCGGACATCTGGCCGATGTAGCTGCTGTTCGTCAACCCATCGCTCGCCGAACGCTCCCACAGGAATTTCACATCGGCTGGATCGGTGACGTCGAGCGCGTACACCGCCTTGGCGACGCCCCGCCCGGTGCTGCCCACCAGGACCGTCTTCCAACCTGCCGGACTGCCGATATAAACATCGGCCACGGTCAGCTCACCGTCGTTGAAGAAACCGTGCGCCACTGCGCTGCCATAGTCCGGGCTCGCCAGCGCGCCCAGGCCGGCCGTGATCACCGCGCCCGGCAGATAAGCGAACTTCTCGGCACCTGTGCCCGCGTCAATGCCGTGCAGCATGCCGTCATTCGCCGCCACGTAGACCGTGCCGGCCCGACCGCTTTGGTCGCTCGCGTATTTCGCGAACACCGTCGAGCCGGTGAAGCTCTCTGTATAGAACTGGTTCGCGTTCGGTGCGCCCACATAGACCGGTTGCGAGTTGACGATGTCGCCCACTGGGGTGTCGCGGTTGCGGTAGCTGCCGCCGTTGGACTGTTCCTTCGAGGCATCGCCGCGCAGGTAGTTGATGAGGTCGGCCTCGCTCGTCGCTGTGCCTGCCACCGAACCCAGGGCCGTGTGCTGGGCCGTGGACAGCGCCGGCAGCGCATTGCCCGCACCCAGCTTGAACGCCACGAACTGGCTGCCCGCCGTGGCTGCCGGATTGAACGTCATGATGTTGCGACTTGCCAACGTGGGCAGCTTGGTCGATGCGGTCCAGGTGGGACTGGTGGCGATCGCGCCGGTGGACGAATCCACCGCCAGCGACTTGAGGTCACCCTTCCATTTGGCCGTCCAGTAGTTCGCCTGGTAGGCCACCGTGCCGGTCTGCAGCTGCGTGGAGTTCGCGGCCAGGCTCGCGCCAGTACCCACGCGCTCGGCGGCGCGCTTCAGGGCTTCCTTGAGGCCGTTGGCGAAATCCTCGGGACTCTTGGCTGAGTAGAAACCGCCATGGCCGTTGACTGCAGCGTGCGCGAGATCGGCAATGTTGGCGATGTCATCGCTGCTGGGCTGGGGCCAGGCGAATCCGCCGATCGCCTTGCTGCTGTCGCCATTGGCCCAGGCGAAGACTTGGTCCATCGGGATGACCGGACCACCTTCGTAGTAAACCGGCGAAAAGCCCATGCCCAGCGTGAACGTGGTCATGTGCTGCCAGAACGCCGGATCCTCCACATTGGCCGGCACCTCGTTTTTCGTATTCGGGCGCAAATCCGTCTTCCAGTACTTCATCGCCACATCGGCAAGTGTGTCCTGGGTGCCAGCCGCATCCGTGTAGTTGAACGTGCACCGACCGCCCGAGTAATAGCCATCGCTCCAACCGTTGAGCGATCCCGTGATCGATTTGTACTGCTGCTGGCACGCAGCCTTGCTGCTCTGCTTGGCCGAATACGCCTTCGTCTGCGACCCGTCCGCATAGGGCAATTGGGCCTTGTAGGCGAACTTCTGCCCGTTCTCGCCCTGGATCTCGCCCGGTCCGTCGACGCTGTCCTGCTCACCAATACCCGCAGGTACGCTCCCATTCCAGAAACCATCCGTTGTCAGGATGGTGTAGGACTGGCGGCAGGCCAATTCCGAACTGCCCGCAGCGGTGCCGTTGTCCGGATCCGAACTCATCCCGGACCACGGCTGGTCCGTCTGGTAGTACTTGCCGACCGCATTCAAGGCCTGTTGTAACGGCGTGGCGGAATTGGCTTTGCCGCTGCTCACCCACTTCCAGAAATTGGCTTTCTGCGTAACCGACGAACCGTCGCCGAAGGGCTTGACCGTGGCCATGACGTTGCCGTTGCTGCCGTTCGTCCAGGTCGCACCGGACGCACTCGGCAGATTGCCATCGTTGTTGCCATTGATGGAACCGAAACCCACGCGGAATGTCGCATCCAAGGTGGCGAACGCGTTCATCAGCCCGCTCTTGGCCATCAGGATGCGTGTGCGGTAGTACGAGAACCAGTTGGCCACGTTCTGCTGAGCCGAGACACTATCGTCGCAGACCGCCTTCTGGGCATCAGGAAGGCTGGCGCAACTTCCCACCACACCGACGTAATTCTGGGTGTTTTTCGTGCCGGTCGTATAGGTGAAATAGTACTTATTGGTCGTCGTGCTTTTCGTGCACTGTGAACCGTTCACGGTGTCGCCGCTGTCGCAGGCAGGGACATTCGGTGCGTAATAGGTGTAGGCTGGGTTCTTGGTGGTACCACTGTTGTGCTGGCACTTGCCGCTGTTTGCCCCGCTGGTTTGCAGCGCATCCCCCGAAGCACACGCCATCGTCGCCGCATAGGTGCTCGTCGTCACGATGGCAAACATCGTGTAGTACGGGAATTTGGTCTGATATGGGCTCGAATATCGGGTCACGTCCGTCGTGCTGGTATCGAGAAAGCCGTCCTTGTAGGCGCTGGTCAACCCAGGTGAATTCGGATAAAACGTGCCGTCGGCCTTGGGCGGTGGCGAATAGGTCACGCTGGGGTTGTAGTAGGTTCCGTTGATGCCGGCGTTGCGCACAGCGTCATTGGCGGTGCTGCTCAAATAGCCCCAGTCCGGCATGTAATCCCAAGCCATCGACCCCGAATCGTCCAGCATCAGCACCAGGTTGGGCGGCAACGAACGCTGGATGATCAGCGGCGACTGGTCGACGCTGACGGTGGCCGCCATCGCAGGTGCAATACCCGCGATGCATACCAGCAGGCTGGTGGCGAGCAGGTTGGCCAGGAACTTGGCGGCCTTGCTGCGCAAACGGGACACGATGCTCATGGCGGCTCGCTCTTCGGAATGGCGCGGCATGGAACGGCCCATGCGCCCGGTCGGACTCGTGGAAGGCATGCGGGGTCAGCCCTGCCTGACC encodes the following:
- a CDS encoding pilus assembly protein, producing the protein MSIVSRLRSKAAKFLANLLATSLLVCIAGIAPAMAATVSVDQSPLIIQRSLPPNLVLMLDDSGSMAWDYMPDWGYLSSTANDAVRNAGINGTYYNPSVTYSPPPKADGTFYPNSPGLTSAYKDGFLDTSTTDVTRYSSPYQTKFPYYTMFAIVTTSTYAATMACASGDALQTSGANSGKCQHNSGTTKNPAYTYYAPNVPACDSGDTVNGSQCTKSTTTNKYYFTYTTGTKNTQNYVGVVGSCASLPDAQKAVCDDSVSAQQNVANWFSYYRTRILMAKSGLMNAFATLDATFRVGFGSINGNNDGNLPSASGATWTNGSNGNVMATVKPFGDGSSVTQKANFWKWVSSGKANSATPLQQALNAVGKYYQTDQPWSGMSSDPDNGTAAGSSELACRQSYTILTTDGFWNGSVPAGIGEQDSVDGPGEIQGENGQKFAYKAQLPYADGSQTKAYSAKQSSKAACQQQYKSITGSLNGWSDGYYSGGRCTFNYTDAAGTQDTLADVAMKYWKTDLRPNTKNEVPANVEDPAFWQHMTTFTLGMGFSPVYYEGGPVIPMDQVFAWANGDSSKAIGGFAWPQPSSDDIANIADLAHAAVNGHGGFYSAKSPEDFANGLKEALKRAAERVGTGASLAANSTQLQTGTVAYQANYWTAKWKGDLKSLAVDSSTGAIATSPTWTASTKLPTLASRNIMTFNPAATAGSQFVAFKLGAGNALPALSTAQHTALGSVAGTATSEADLINYLRGDASKEQSNGGSYRNRDTPVGDIVNSQPVYVGAPNANQFYTESFTGSTVFAKYASDQSGRAGTVYVAANDGMLHGIDAGTGAEKFAYLPGAVITAGLGALASPDYGSAVAHGFFNDGELTVADVYIGSPAGWKTVLVGSTGRGVAKAVYALDVTDPADVKFLWERSASDGLTNSSYIGQMSGKPVIAQTANGSWSVLMGNGYNSAAGKSALLQFELANGTLHAHATTDTSGLAAPAVWMDPSGNGISTVAYAGDANGNVWSFTLNDSSGTSATATPDSDGVKIFVAKDASNKVQPITAGMLVGKDPATGNTWVFFGTGRYLSTTDLTDTSVQSWYGLIVQSGTSGLAVTSGMTRSANLVQRSITAEAGNARAVTTLGEAAAADASITGKSGWYIDLKSPIAGAEGERMVTPNQFQGNLLLGTTRIPKASDPCNPSGRGWILALDPFTGTNPSQPFFDLNGDGKVDSNDTIDGKPAAGIGFSSLPNNPIFVGSAMLTSFDNGSTSSTQTASSTGALQRVSWRELIVH
- the recB gene encoding exodeoxyribonuclease V subunit beta gives rise to the protein MNSTQALDPLRLPLAGTQLIEASAGTGKTWTIAALYLRLVLGHGGGAPLLPAQILVMTFTKAATAELRERIRTRLAEAAEAFRDKRAPDDFLAALIADYPDAEQRARAARQLELAAQWMDEAAVFTIHGWCQRMLSQHAFASGEAAVSDTVADEAELLVEAVRDYWRGHVFTLGREAAAVFLGAWKTPAELQKALAPLLPHADRLQLGGQPLPTPREPKDLLDVPAGALHEAEATARQAWLAAVDAIEAMLLTASDTKVLKGNLVVPKNLPCHLATMRAWAQGGELGDDTLARFTQSRLTECTAKDKRTPAHPAFAALEHLQARRAETLALPPLLLAHAAPWVAQRVDEARRRLAQLGYDDMLKRLDAALHGAAGDALARLIAAQYPVALVDEFQDTDPLQWRILQRNYAGIEGKALLLIGDPKQAIYGFRGADIHTYLAAREQAGQPHWTLGTNHRSTAALVKAVNRVFLFADQYDDGAFGFGKALPFIEVAAKGRAEQLQLDGETLPAMPMAVQTSTSTLSSGAWRESMAEHAAAQLVAWLSAAQQGRCGFADERGKLTPLQPGDIAILVRDRHDAAAMRAALRARGLAHVYLSDNQSVYASAEATELLAWLAACAQPGNDRAMRAALATPCMGQSLAELDRLNTDEAHWEACGEHFRQLHALWQRHGVLAMLHDLLHRFGVPARLLARAAGERALTNLLHLAELLQQAASGLDGEHALIRHLAAQIANPAGGEAAEEQIVRLESEAALIKIVTIHKSKGLEYPVVLLPFVCGFRETSDKKPLLWHDAHGAAHFDLRPDAEARKHAEAERLQEDLRLLYVALTRARHLCWLGVACLKNGNGKASELHKSAFGYVLAGGLPIEPVELRTRVDQLAQGQDAIHVAELPEQADTQRYRPQGNAIQPRDARRCTRPPHTPWWIASYSALAQHEADASHGAPETAGQSTLAEAIQTIDEATAASGETALPAETVPMVDTGVAGIQANIHAFDRGAAPGTFLHELLEHCAEEGFARAAAPSPLLLETIARRCQAHNWKRWIAPLSTWLPTLLRTPLPLPNGDTMPLAALTDPQRYRAELEFWFEANHVQAQALDRLVTTHTLTGAPRPALAPTLVNGMLKGFIDLVFEHEGRWYVADYKSNWLGRDAGAYTAAAMRESVLQSRYDLQYAIYTLALHRQLQARLPGYDYARHMGGVLYLYLRGVDGAGHGVHRERLPFVLVDALDQLFANGGLARAHA
- a CDS encoding type IV pilin protein — translated: MARGSGFSLIELMIVVAIIAILAAIAFPSYTRHVVKTKRVAAQACLSEYANYMERYYTTNLRYDQDTSTTPVANPVSAGTLVLDCASAARTGNDYSYTTSAIAAASYRLTATPQGAQASRDSQCSTLSLDQTGAREPATAGCW
- the recD gene encoding exodeoxyribonuclease V subunit alpha: MSTDLSTLLDRALEQQRLRPLDVAFARFLAERDARSAPALLWLAAVLSRQLADGHLCLDLELLSTLAQEQDWPADWCALADELRAGGLPASPLLAANRAGEPDNAPLVLDGTRLYLRRYWNHERQVAQGILARVTRAEPSSPHLAEELARLFPTDRRSGFSRDNDAASIPVAAEAAPTAAPATSPMPDWPRIACALAARGAFGVITGGPGTGKTTTVVRLLGLLQTLQLREHAQPLRIRLAAPTGKAAARLNASISAQLARLDVDAAVRAAIPAEVVTLHRLLGARPDTRRFRHDARNPLHLDVLVIDEASMIDLEMMAAVLDALPGDTRLILLGDKDQLSSVEAGAVLGDLCRRAEAGHYDAATAQWIETTTGDDIAAFVQPGAQPLDQRIAMLRVSHRFGAASGIGRLAHAVNAGNAPAVQGLLAAPPEDLAWLPNADAAALEALAIDGIAASPEHGDAPCGYRHYLEWLHAHRPAADAGETAHEAWARGTLEAFNRFQLLCALRRGPHGVEGLNRQLAAALRARGLIESEHGWYEGRPVLLTRNDYGLGLMNGDIGLCLRLPAADGSGGTRLTVAFLATDADRAGGTRLRFVAPSRLADAETAWALTVHKSQGSEFEHTALLLPPEPNAVLTRELLYTGITRARRWFSLVGNAAVIEQTIDRRTQRHSGLAARLQGD